One window of Alkaliphilus metalliredigens QYMF genomic DNA carries:
- a CDS encoding ATP-binding protein: MKIAVTGKGGVGKTTISALMARRLAEKGYKVLAIDADADANFAAALGIDIKNHPIKPISEMNELVEEKMGTGDNQGKGLYTLNPFVGDIPERFSIHHKGVDFLAVGTVKTGGSGCYCADNKFLKRLLNHIVLKREETVIIDMEAGLEHLSRGTAEGIDVFIVVVEPGQRSLETAVNVQKMATDIGVNKVYAIANKVRNQEELKLIKTHLKDIEILSHIPYNPAISMADLQGASPADSTDDNIKETIDLIIEKCK, translated from the coding sequence ATGAAAATCGCAGTCACTGGAAAAGGCGGAGTAGGAAAAACTACTATTTCAGCACTCATGGCAAGACGATTAGCTGAAAAAGGATATAAAGTATTAGCAATAGATGCAGATGCAGATGCCAACTTTGCCGCAGCCCTAGGAATCGATATAAAAAACCATCCCATAAAACCCATCTCAGAAATGAACGAACTGGTGGAGGAAAAAATGGGAACTGGAGATAATCAAGGGAAGGGGCTCTATACATTAAATCCCTTTGTAGGAGATATACCAGAGCGTTTTTCTATTCACCATAAAGGCGTAGACTTCCTTGCTGTAGGAACAGTTAAAACCGGTGGATCCGGCTGTTATTGTGCAGACAACAAGTTTTTAAAAAGGCTTCTAAATCACATCGTACTAAAAAGAGAGGAAACTGTTATTATTGATATGGAAGCAGGTTTAGAACATCTTTCCAGGGGCACAGCTGAAGGAATAGATGTCTTTATCGTAGTGGTAGAGCCTGGACAAAGAAGCTTAGAGACGGCGGTAAATGTACAGAAAATGGCAACAGATATTGGTGTAAACAAAGTTTACGCCATAGCAAATAAAGTGCGAAACCAGGAAGAATTAAAACTCATCAAAACGCACCTAAAGGATATAGAGATCTTGTCCCATATTCCATATAATCCAGCCATATCCATGGCGGATCTACAGGGTGCATCCCCAGCAGACTCAACGGATGATAACATAAAAGAAACAATTGATTTGATAATTGAAAAATGTAAGTAA